A section of the Heptranchias perlo isolate sHepPer1 chromosome 44, sHepPer1.hap1, whole genome shotgun sequence genome encodes:
- the LOC137306694 gene encoding LOW QUALITY PROTEIN: C2 calcium-dependent domain-containing protein 4D-like (The sequence of the model RefSeq protein was modified relative to this genomic sequence to represent the inferred CDS: inserted 3 bases in 2 codons; deleted 1 base in 1 codon), which produces MHSPEGSTRRRQRPPSATTQSNSRKTGIKFHRESRRESHRKRLGGLSSVSWLAKRASHPNPGSRRRASMWFLEKVGKSVENLTKARNSGDCNPGGNAASGARRKTCAYSNVLTPDRIPEFFIPPKLLPFRITARGRTGASRRPPGWSAPTQRGPGLQLPQRGGGRGQAPGHGLPPRGEIVYLPESPHTRRKESLFHIHSPRHSDPPRVESLGGSLSLDVRTPREPISRSEAFEVFPQFPDFGRHGQRYWLLDRILPFQLPSADQIFGWGFSLRVYKHRKLFARRSNLKGMVRTSSLSTDECSSADNSPAATRRLEALSSRASCSLAPPAPAYPLDFICCQERLTKECAVLLDKGGTLWLSAEYIPESRRLRVXVVSGEGLYPASFQSKDVSCCVVLCLLPGVAQKQRSTIIKKTKNPIFNEDFFFEGVTEKDLELKTMKVKVLNKASXMKRDWVMGENQLDLRSILPNLHHLSRRWSQDGPIATLRLIAHGLAQLLSHFLLVYRCNTYFSQ; this is translated from the exons GTTTCCTGGCTTGCCAAGCGAGCGTCTCACCCTAATCCAGGAAGCAGACGGAGAGCCTCTATGTGGTTCCTGGAGAAAGTGGGGAAGTCAGTGGAAAACCTGACGAAAGCCAGAAATTCCGGGGACTGTAACCCGGGCGGGAACGCGGCATCGGGAGCCAGACGTAAAACCTGCGCCTACTCCAATGTGCTGACTCCGGACAGGATTCCCGAGTTCTTCATCCCGCCCAAACTGCTGCCCTTCAGGATCACAGCTCGGGGAAGGACGGGGGCCAGCCGCAGGCCCCCAGGGTGGAGTGCCCCTACCC AACGTGGACCAGGACTCCAGCTGCCCCAGCGAGGAGGAGGCCGAGGGCAGGCCCCCGGGCACGGCCTGCCTCCCAGGGGGGAGATCGTCTACCTCCCGGAGAGCCCGCACACCCGGCGGAAAGAGTCCCTCTTCCACATCCACTCCCCTCGGCACTCGGACCCGCCCAGGGTGGAGTCCCTCGGGGGCTCCTTGTCTCTGGACGTTCGGACGCCCAGGGAGCCCATCTCCAGATCTGAGGCCTTTGAGGTCTTTCCCCAATTCCCGGACTTTGGACGCCATGGACAGCGATACTGGCTCCTCGACCGAATCCTCCCCTTTCAGCTCCCCTCTGCTGACCAGATCTTTGGCTGGGGCTTTAGTCTGCGGGTGTACAAACATCGGAAGCTCTTCGCTAGAAGGTCCAACCTCAAAGGCATGGTGAGAACCAGCTCGCTCTCCACCGATGAATGCAGCTCGGCTGACAACAGCCCCGCCGCCACCAGGAGGCTGGAGGCCCTCTCGAGCCGGGCGTCCTGCTCCCTGGCCCCTCCGGCCCCCGCCTACCCCTTGGACTTCATCTGCTGCCAGGAGCGTCTGACCAAGGAGTGCGCCGTGCTGCTGGACAAGGGCGGGACGCTCTGGCTGTCGGCCGAGTACATCCCAGAGAGCCGGAGGCTGAGGGT GGTCGTCAGCGGCGAGGGCTTGTACCCGGCCTCCTTCCAGTCCAAGGATGTCAGCTGTTGTGTCGTCCTCTGCCTCCTGCCTGGCGTCGCCCAGAAGCAACGC AGCACCATTATCAAGAAGACCAAGAACCCCATCTTCAACGAGGACTTCTTCTTTGAAGGAGTCACAGAGAAGGACCTGGAGCTCAAAACCATGAAGGTTAAGGTTCTCAACAAGGCTT GGATGAAGAGGGACTGGGTAATGGGGGAGAACCAGCTGGATCTGAGATCAATACTACCCAACCTTCATCATTTGAGCAGGAGATGGTCGCAAGATGGACCAATTGCAACCTTGAGACTGATTGCTCACGGACTGGCTCAGTTATTATCTCACTTCCTCCTTGTATATCGGTGCAATACTTATTTTTCACAATAA